The Glycine soja cultivar W05 chromosome 3, ASM419377v2, whole genome shotgun sequence genome window below encodes:
- the LOC114407185 gene encoding uncharacterized protein LOC114407185 isoform X2 — protein sequence MNNVSMMDAESEKRSASTISFSSSSSNSSSSCHRLDRLVDAEEIQAAETLAQLAMRDSHSADKWCTKQDTTRVTRESPTLLHSDLSLGPGGQAIAGQYPDEKISTTTVETEMFQQDDCSRHMKVEQDADVLPNTSYSLVRSRKSRRNLTEEEKEVRRIRRILANRESARQTIRRRQALCEELTRKAASLVVENENLKREKKLALNEYQSLETTNKHLKAQIAKSINTEVEKTPVEPVSSVAEVTPLSGNGPWFLYNHFPVPQIFWPSILQFSNPVHLQNTSLNSFSIPPNAYVPCSSESESRHKQNNLINDNRTQNPFYMFPCPWLFPLPQFGNQQSSPSSSLKDEQDNLSLGKPCSSSSSLNTMANVDYQAALPIKLKTAASGWTEAISINGPGWATPRSSLDGAYIATSSLEKKQGQCICQGRNLVDAVAAAEARKRRKELTKQKSIHNRQSRMHC from the exons ATGAACAACGTCTCCATGATGGATGCGGAATCGGAGAAGCGCTCTGCTTCCAccatctctttttcttcttcatcttctaacTCGTCTTCCTCCTGCCACCGTTTGGATCGGCTCGTCGACGCCGAGGAGATTCAAGCGGCGGAGACTCTCGCGCAGTTGGCAATGCGCGACTCTCATTCCGCCGATAAATGGTGCACCAAACAGGACACAACCCGAGTCACGCGCGAGTCACCGACTCTTCTTCATTCGGATCTCTCACTTGGGCCCGGG GGCCAAGCTATTGCAGGTCAGTATCCAGATGAAAAGATATCCACTACAACTGTAGAAACAGAAATGTTTCAGCAGGATGACTGCTCGAGACACATGAAGGTGGAGCAGGATGCTGATGTATTACCTAACACAAGTTACTCCTTAGTTCGAAGCCGCAAGTCAAGGCGAAATTTAACTGAG gaagaaaaagaagtaaggAGGATACGTAGGATATTGGCAAATAGAGAGTCAGCTAGACAGACAATTCGCCGTAGGCAG GCTTTGTGTGAGGAGTTAACTAGAAAAGCTGCCTCTTTGGTGGTGGAGAATGAAAACCTAAAGAGG gagaagaaattgGCTTTGAATGAGTATCAGTCTTTGGAGACTACAAATAAGCACTTGAAGGCACAG ATAGCCAAGTCAATAAACACTGAAGTGGAGAAAACTCCTGTTGAGCCTGTGTCATCTGTGGCTGAGGTAACACCTTTGTCTGGTAACGGTCCATGGTTCCTTTATAACCATTTTCCAGTTCCACAGATATTTTGGCCTTCCATCCTTCAGTTTTCTAATCCGGTTCATTTACAAAATACATCATTGaattccttctccattccacctAATGCCTATGTTCCTTGTTCTTCCGAATCTGAATCACGTCACAAGCAAAATAACCTTATAAATGATAATCGAACACAAAATCCATTTTACATGTTTCCATGTCCTTGGTTATTCCCTCTTCCACAGTTTGGAAATCAACAATCATCTCCTTCCAGTAGCCTGAAAGATGAACAAGATAATCTATCTCTAGGTAAACCATGTAGTTCTAGTTCATCTTTGAATACAATGGCAAATGTGGATTATCAAGCAGCGTTACCTATCAAACTTAAAACAGCAGCTTCTGGCTGGACAGAGGCCATATCTATTAATGGCCCTGGTTGGGCCACTCCAAGATCTTCTTTGGATGGAG CTTATATTGCAACTTCTTCACTGGAAAAGAAACAAGGACAGTGCATTTGCCAGGGGAGAAATCTAGTGGATGCAGTTGCTGCTGCAGAAGCAAGAAAGAGGAGAAAGGAACTAACAAAGCAGAAAAGCATCCATAACCGCCAGTCCCGGATGCActgttga
- the LOC114407185 gene encoding uncharacterized protein LOC114407185 isoform X3 — protein MNNVSMMDAESEKRSASTISFSSSSSNSSSSCHRLDRLVDAEEIQAAETLAQLAMRDSHSADKWCTKQDTTRVTRESPTLLHSDLSLGPGGQAIAGQYPDEKISTTTVETEMFQQDDCSRHMKVEQDADVLPNTSYSLVRSRKSRRNLTEEEKEVRRIRRILANRESARQTIRRRQALCEELTRKAASLVVENENLKREKKLALNEYQSLETTNKHLKAQIAKSINTEVEKTPVEPVSSVAEFGNQQSSPSSSLKDEQDNLSLGKPCSSSSSLNTMANVDYQAALPIKLKTAASGWTEAISINGPGWATPRSSLDGGEKKTGCYIIEKYHEPSLGCNGHASAVKQEHEFQLHSAPNNKVSSTAYIATSSLEKKQGQCICQGRNLVDAVAAAEARKRRKELTKQKSIHNRQSRMHC, from the exons ATGAACAACGTCTCCATGATGGATGCGGAATCGGAGAAGCGCTCTGCTTCCAccatctctttttcttcttcatcttctaacTCGTCTTCCTCCTGCCACCGTTTGGATCGGCTCGTCGACGCCGAGGAGATTCAAGCGGCGGAGACTCTCGCGCAGTTGGCAATGCGCGACTCTCATTCCGCCGATAAATGGTGCACCAAACAGGACACAACCCGAGTCACGCGCGAGTCACCGACTCTTCTTCATTCGGATCTCTCACTTGGGCCCGGG GGCCAAGCTATTGCAGGTCAGTATCCAGATGAAAAGATATCCACTACAACTGTAGAAACAGAAATGTTTCAGCAGGATGACTGCTCGAGACACATGAAGGTGGAGCAGGATGCTGATGTATTACCTAACACAAGTTACTCCTTAGTTCGAAGCCGCAAGTCAAGGCGAAATTTAACTGAG gaagaaaaagaagtaaggAGGATACGTAGGATATTGGCAAATAGAGAGTCAGCTAGACAGACAATTCGCCGTAGGCAG GCTTTGTGTGAGGAGTTAACTAGAAAAGCTGCCTCTTTGGTGGTGGAGAATGAAAACCTAAAGAGG gagaagaaattgGCTTTGAATGAGTATCAGTCTTTGGAGACTACAAATAAGCACTTGAAGGCACAG ATAGCCAAGTCAATAAACACTGAAGTGGAGAAAACTCCTGTTGAGCCTGTGTCATCTGTGGCTGAG TTTGGAAATCAACAATCATCTCCTTCCAGTAGCCTGAAAGATGAACAAGATAATCTATCTCTAGGTAAACCATGTAGTTCTAGTTCATCTTTGAATACAATGGCAAATGTGGATTATCAAGCAGCGTTACCTATCAAACTTAAAACAGCAGCTTCTGGCTGGACAGAGGCCATATCTATTAATGGCCCTGGTTGGGCCACTCCAAGATCTTCTTTGGATGGAGGTGAGAAGAAAACAGGATGTTACattatagaaaaatatcatGAACCTTCACTTGGTTGTAATGGTCATGCTTCTGCTGTCAAACAAGAACATGAATTTCAATTACATTCTGCTCCTAACAATAAAGTATCTTCAACAGCTTATATTGCAACTTCTTCACTGGAAAAGAAACAAGGACAGTGCATTTGCCAGGGGAGAAATCTAGTGGATGCAGTTGCTGCTGCAGAAGCAAGAAAGAGGAGAAAGGAACTAACAAAGCAGAAAAGCATCCATAACCGCCAGTCCCGGATGCActgttga
- the LOC114407188 gene encoding GDSL esterase/lipase At5g03610-like produces the protein MMNSHKQFFPLLSLFLVLYLLGQRVVLQAEAHPRHRPTKLFVFGDSYADTGNIQKSFSNSWKDPYGVTFPGKPAGRFSDGRVLTDYIAKYLRVKSPIPYRLRKLMPQHLKYGMNFAFGGTGVFNTFVPLPNMTTQIDFLEQLIKDKVYNSLDLTNSVALVSVAGNDYGRYMLTNGSQGLPSFVASVVNQTANNLIRIKGLGVKKIAVGALQPLGCLPPQTATTSFQRCNATSNALVLLHNSLLNQAVTKLNQEITKERSSFVILNLFDSFMSVLNNPSTHNIRNKLTPCCVGVSTNYSCGSVDKNNVKKYRVCDDPKSAFFWDLVHPTQAGWHAVYNKLRTMNDLQHILY, from the exons ATGATGAACTCGCACAAGCAATTCTTCCCCCTCCTCTCACTTTTCTTAGTTCTCTATCTCTTAG GACAAAGGGTAGTGCTGCAAGCTGAAGCTCACCCTCGACATCGTCCAACAAAATTGTTCGTTTTCGGAGACTCATATGCTGACACAGGAAACATTCAGAAAAGTTTCTCAAATTCATGGAAGGACCCTTATGGCGTCACCTTTCCCGGCAAGCCCGCCGGTCGTTTCTCCGATGGTAGAGTCCTCACCGATTACATCG CTAAGTATTTGAGAGTGAAATCGCCAATCCCCTACAGATTGAGGAAACTGATGCCGCAACATCTGAAATATGGGATGAACTTTGCGTTTGGGGGCACTGGTGTCTTTAACACGTTTGTTCCACTCCCAAACATGACAACACAGATTGATTTCTTGGAGCAGCTCATCAAAGACAAAGTGTACAATTCCTTAGATCTCACCAATTCGGTGGCCCTTGTCTCTGTCGCTGGAAATGACTACGGTCGTTACATGCTAACAAATGGCTCCcag gGTTTACCATCTTTCGTGGCCTCAGTGGTTAATCAAACAGCGAACAATCTGATTCGCATCAAAGGGCTGGGAGTGAAGAAAATAGCGGTGGGTGCTCTACAACCCCTTGGATGCCTTCCCCCGCAGACAGCCACAACCTCATTCCAACGGTGCAACGCCACCTCAAACGCCCTAGTACTTCTCCACAACAGCCTCCTGAACCAAGCAGTAACAAAGTTGAACCAAGAAATTACCAAGGAGCGTTCCAGCTTCGTAATCCTCAACCTTTTCGACAGCTTCATGTCGGTGTTGAACAACCCTTCCACTCACAACATTCGGAACAAGTTGACGCCGTGCTGCGTTGGCGTGAGCACTAACTACTCGTGCGGGAGCGTGGACAAGAACAATGTGAAGAAATATAGAGTCTGTGATGACCCCAAATCTGCTTTCTTTTGGGATCTGGTGCACCCTACGCAGGCTGGATGGCATGCAGTGTATAACAAGTTACGAACCATGAATGATCTTCAACACATTCTTTACTAG
- the LOC114405294 gene encoding subtilisin-like protease SBT4.15: MGELPVARTYAVESHHHNLLEAAIGDKQLARESKIHSYGKSFNGFVARLLPHEAEKLQEEDSVVSVFPNTHRKLHTTRSWDFLGMPLNVKRNSKVESHIIVGVLDTGIWVDCPSFNAKGYGPPPRRWKGKCETGANFTGCNNKVIGAKYFNLAKSNSPSDNLSPADDIGHGTHTASTAAGAAVKGASLYGIGKGTARGGVPSARVAMYKVCWLDDCNDMDMLAAFDEAIADGVNIISISIGGPSHDFFTDPIAIGSFHAMGRGILTSCSAGNGGPRPMTVENVAPWLLTVAASAVNRQFTTLVAFGDGKNITGLSINTFAPKKKMYPLTSGLLASNLSGEGYGSASGCDYGTLSKEKVQGRIVYCVGGTGTQDLTIKELGGAGAIIGLDEEIDASYTTVIPGTFVEASTVGNTIDLYINSTKNARAVIHKTTTTEVPAPFLASFSSRGPQTITPNILKPDLVAPGVNILAAYSKLVTLTGYHEDNRYDVFNILSGTSMACPHATATAAYVKSFHPDWSPAAIKSALMTTATPIKISDNFTELGSGSGQIDPVKALHPGLVYDMRISSYIGFLCKAGFNNTNIGILIGKPNFNCTSIKPSPGTDGINYPSMHIQLLSASDRISAVFLRTVTNVGSRNSTYKAKVTTPKGLSVKVKPNILKFSRLHQKLSFKVVLKGPPMPEDTFVESASLEWKDSEHTVRSPILVFKPMTVY; this comes from the exons ATGGGAGAACTACCGGTGGCTAGAACCTATGCCGTGGAGAGCCACCACCACAACTTGCTAGAGGCTGCGATTGGAGA CAAGCAATTAGCCAGAGAGTCCAAAATACATAGTTATGGAAAGAGCTTCAACGGATTCGTTGCACGACTTTTACCACATGAGGCGGAGAAATTGCAAG AGGAGGACAGTGTGGTATCTGTGTTTCCAAATACACACCGTAAACTACACACAACAAGGTCGTGGGACTTTTTAGGAATGCCCCTAAACGTGAAGAGAAACTCCAAGGTGGAAAGCCATATCATTGTGGGCGTGTTAGATACAG gtATTTGGGTTGATTGCCCCAGTTTCAACGCTAAGGGCTATGGACCTCCCCCACGTAGATGGAAAGGCAAATGTGAAACGGGAGCAAACTTTACTGGCTGCAACAA CAAGGTGATCGGAGCAAAATACTTCAATCTGGCGAAGAGCAACTCACCCTCGGACAACCTGAGTCCGGCGGACGACATAGGGCACGGCACTCACACGGCGTCCACGGCGGCCGGAGCAGCGGTGAAGGGTGCGAGTCTCTACGGCATTGGCAAAGGCACGGCGAGGGGCGGGGTCCCCTCAGCCCGCGTGGCCATGTACAAGGTATGCTGGTTAGACGACTGCAACGACATGGACATGCTCGCCGCCTTTGACGAAGCCATCGCCGACGGCGTCAACATCATATCCATCTCCATTGGAGGCCCCTCCCATGACTTCTTCACCGACCCAATTGCCATTGGATCGTTCCACGCCATGGGGAGAGGGATTCTCACTTCTTGCTCTGCCGGCAACGGTGGCCCTCGCCCCATGACGGTCGAGAATGTCGCTCCCTGGCTTTTGACGGTGGCTGCTAGCGCCGTTAATCGCCAGTTCACTACACTTGTTGCTTTCGGTGATGGAAAGAACATAACA GGACTTTCTATTAATACCTTTGCCCCCAAGAAAAAGATGTATCCATTGACTAGTGGGCTCCTTGCGTCGAACCTTAGTGGAGAAGGCTACGGCAGTGCTAG TGGTTGTGATTATGGGACTCTAAGTAAGGAAAAGGTACAGGGCAGGATAGTGTACTGCGTTGGGGGAACAGGCACTCAGGATTTAACCATCAAAGAATTAGGGGGAGCAGGTGCCATCATAGGCCTTGATGAGGAAATTGACGCCTCCTACACCACAGTCATTCCAGGGACATTTGTTGAAGCCAGTACTGTGGGCAATACCATTGATCTCTACATCAATTCCACAAA GAATGCTAGAGCGGTTATTCACAAGACAACAACTACAGAAGTCCCTGCTCCATTCCTTGCTTCTTTTTCATCTAGAGGTCCTCAAACAATCACCCCAAATATCCTCAAG CCTGACTTGGTTGCCCCGGGAGTGAACATACTAGCTGCATATTCCAAATTGGTAACACTAACAGGGTACCATGAAGACAATCGTTACGATGTATTTAACATATTATCAGGAACATCTATGGCATGTCCACATGCCACTGCAACCGCTGCCTATGTCAAATCCTTCCACCCTGATTGGAGTCCTGCTGCAATTAAATCTGCTCTCATGACCACTG CAACTCCCATCAAAATCAGTGACAATTTCACGGAACTGGGATCTGGGTCGGGTCAGATTGACCCTGTAAAAGCATTACATCCTGGCCTGGTTTACGACATGAGAATAAGCTCCTACATCGGCTTCCTTTGCAAGGCAGGCTTCAACAATACCAACATTGGCATACTGATAGGCAAACCAAATTTCAATTGCACAAGCATTAAGCCTTCGCCAGGCACTGATGGAATCAACTACCCCAGCATGCATATCCAGCTCTTGAGTGCAAGTGATAGAATTTCTGCAGTTTTTCTTCGAACTGTGACTAATGTAGGATCTCGAAATTCAACTTACAAGGCTAAAGTTACAACACCCAAGGGTCTTTCTGTGAAGGTCAAGCCAAATATATTGAAGTTTAGTCGGTTGCACCAAAAACTGTCGTTTAAGGTTGTGCTGAAGGGACCTCCAATGCCGGAGGACACATTTGTGGAATCTGCATCACTTGAATGGAAAGACTCTGAACACACTGTCAGAAGTCCGATACTTGTCTTTAAGCCTATGACTGTGTATTGA
- the LOC114407187 gene encoding cytochrome P450 94C1-like translates to MELELESFTLCTLMQLFTNIPFGSTLCLSLAIIIITLVILTTFSSSLFLRWPKIITFFCSCETCQAYLTSGWSKTFDNLCDWYAHLLRNSPTKTIHIHVLRNTITANPDNVEYMLKTRFHNFPKGKTFSTILGDFLGRGIFNVDGESWSFQKKMASLELSKNSIRSFAFEVVKFEIKDRLIPLLVLSKQNDCVLDLQDVFKRFSFDSICRFSFGLDPMCLELSLPISEFAMSFDLASKLSAERAMSVSPLIWKIKRFLNVGSEKKLRKAIKMIDILAREVIRQRRKMGFSSISPHKDDLLSRFMRTITDDTYLKDIIVSFLLAGRDTVASALTSFFWLLAKHPEVESQILLEAEQVIGSDYNKDLTSYEELQQLHYLQAAANESMRLYPPIQFDSKFCLEDDVLPDGTFVKRGTRVTYHPYAMGRLEEIWGSDCFEFRPERWLKEGLFCPQNPFKYPVFQAGIRVCLGKEMALLELKSVALSLLRRFHIELAAPPPHHHHHSTPRFSPGLTATFSCGLRVKVREQGTQQRQHTTQPLHHS, encoded by the coding sequence ATGGAGCTAGAGCTTGAATCTTTTACACTGTGCACTCTGATGCAGCTCTTCACCAACATCCCCTTTGGCAGCACACTGTGTCTTTCACTGGCCATTATCATCATCACCCTCGTGATCCTCACTACCTTTTCTTCATCTCTCTTCCTTCGCTGGCCAAAAATAATCACTTTCTTCTGTAGCTGCGAAACATGCCAGGCCTATCTCACTTCAGGTTGGTCCAAAACCTTCGACAACCTTTGCGATTGGTACGCTCACCTCCTCCGAAACTCGCCGACAAAAACCATCCACATCCACGTCCTCCGAAACACCATCACCGCCAACCCCGACAACGTGGAATACATGCTCAAGACCAGGTTCCACAACTTCCCCAAGGGAAAAACGTTCTCCACCATCCTCGGCGATTTCCTCGGCCGAGGAATCTTCAACGTCGACGGAGAATCCTGGAGCTTCCAGAAGAAGATGGCGAGTCTTGAACTCAGCAAGAACTCGATAAGATCCTTCGCCTTCGAGGTCGTCAAATTCGAAATCAAAGACCGACTCATCCCTCTCCTTGTTCTGTCCAAACAAAATGACTGTGTTTTGGATTTACAAGACGTTTTCAAGAGATTCTCGTTCGACAGCATTTGTAGATTCTCCTTCGGGTTGGACCCTATGTGTCTGGAGCTGTCTCTGCCTATATCGGAGTTTGCTATGTCCTTTGACTTGGCGTCGAAACTGTCCGCGGAGAGAGCCATGTCGGTGTCCCCTCTAATATGGAAGATCAAACGGTTCCTCAACGTGGGCTCCGAGAAGAAGCTGAGAAAAGCTATTAAAATGATTGACATCTTAGCCAGAGAAGTCAtaagacaaagaagaaaaatgggGTTTTCATCAATTTCACCTCATAAGGACGACTTGTTATCACGGTTCATGAGAACCATCACTGATGACACATACTTAAAAGACATTATCGTAAGTTTCTTGCTAGCCGGTCGTGATACCGTGGCTTCGGCTCTAACAAGCTTCTTTTGGCTCTTAGCAAAACACCCAGAAGTGGAATCCCAAATTCTTCTAGAAGCAGAGCAAGTAATTGGATCAGACTATAACAAAGACCTTACAAGCTATGAAGAGCTTCAACAACTGCACTATTTACAAGCTGCGGCGAATGAAAGCATGAGACTTTATCCTCCGATTCAATTCGATTCCAAGTTTTGCTTAGAAGATGATGTGTTGCCTGATGGGACTTTTGTGAAGAGAGGAACTAGGGTTACTTACCATCCCTACGCGATGGGGCGTTTGGAGGAGATATGGGGTTCGGATTGCTTTGAGTTTAGGCCAGAGAGGTGGTTGAAGGAAGGACTTTTTTGCCCTCAGAATCCGTTCAAGTATCCGGTTTTTCAAGCGGGGATAAGGGTGTGTTTGGGGAAAGAAATGGCACTGTTGGAGCTCAAGAGTGTGGCGCTTTCGTTGCTTCGGAGGTTCCACATCGAATTGGCGGCACCACCAccgcatcatcatcatcacagtACCCCACGTTTCTCGCCAGGCCTCACTGCAACTTTTAGTTGCGGTCTTCGCGTAAAGGTACGTGAACAAGGAACCCAACAACGACAACACACTACTCAACCTCTTCATCATTCATAG
- the LOC114407185 gene encoding uncharacterized protein LOC114407185 isoform X1 gives MNNVSMMDAESEKRSASTISFSSSSSNSSSSCHRLDRLVDAEEIQAAETLAQLAMRDSHSADKWCTKQDTTRVTRESPTLLHSDLSLGPGGQAIAGQYPDEKISTTTVETEMFQQDDCSRHMKVEQDADVLPNTSYSLVRSRKSRRNLTEEEKEVRRIRRILANRESARQTIRRRQALCEELTRKAASLVVENENLKREKKLALNEYQSLETTNKHLKAQIAKSINTEVEKTPVEPVSSVAEVTPLSGNGPWFLYNHFPVPQIFWPSILQFSNPVHLQNTSLNSFSIPPNAYVPCSSESESRHKQNNLINDNRTQNPFYMFPCPWLFPLPQFGNQQSSPSSSLKDEQDNLSLGKPCSSSSSLNTMANVDYQAALPIKLKTAASGWTEAISINGPGWATPRSSLDGGEKKTGCYIIEKYHEPSLGCNGHASAVKQEHEFQLHSAPNNKVSSTAYIATSSLEKKQGQCICQGRNLVDAVAAAEARKRRKELTKQKSIHNRQSRMHC, from the exons ATGAACAACGTCTCCATGATGGATGCGGAATCGGAGAAGCGCTCTGCTTCCAccatctctttttcttcttcatcttctaacTCGTCTTCCTCCTGCCACCGTTTGGATCGGCTCGTCGACGCCGAGGAGATTCAAGCGGCGGAGACTCTCGCGCAGTTGGCAATGCGCGACTCTCATTCCGCCGATAAATGGTGCACCAAACAGGACACAACCCGAGTCACGCGCGAGTCACCGACTCTTCTTCATTCGGATCTCTCACTTGGGCCCGGG GGCCAAGCTATTGCAGGTCAGTATCCAGATGAAAAGATATCCACTACAACTGTAGAAACAGAAATGTTTCAGCAGGATGACTGCTCGAGACACATGAAGGTGGAGCAGGATGCTGATGTATTACCTAACACAAGTTACTCCTTAGTTCGAAGCCGCAAGTCAAGGCGAAATTTAACTGAG gaagaaaaagaagtaaggAGGATACGTAGGATATTGGCAAATAGAGAGTCAGCTAGACAGACAATTCGCCGTAGGCAG GCTTTGTGTGAGGAGTTAACTAGAAAAGCTGCCTCTTTGGTGGTGGAGAATGAAAACCTAAAGAGG gagaagaaattgGCTTTGAATGAGTATCAGTCTTTGGAGACTACAAATAAGCACTTGAAGGCACAG ATAGCCAAGTCAATAAACACTGAAGTGGAGAAAACTCCTGTTGAGCCTGTGTCATCTGTGGCTGAGGTAACACCTTTGTCTGGTAACGGTCCATGGTTCCTTTATAACCATTTTCCAGTTCCACAGATATTTTGGCCTTCCATCCTTCAGTTTTCTAATCCGGTTCATTTACAAAATACATCATTGaattccttctccattccacctAATGCCTATGTTCCTTGTTCTTCCGAATCTGAATCACGTCACAAGCAAAATAACCTTATAAATGATAATCGAACACAAAATCCATTTTACATGTTTCCATGTCCTTGGTTATTCCCTCTTCCACAGTTTGGAAATCAACAATCATCTCCTTCCAGTAGCCTGAAAGATGAACAAGATAATCTATCTCTAGGTAAACCATGTAGTTCTAGTTCATCTTTGAATACAATGGCAAATGTGGATTATCAAGCAGCGTTACCTATCAAACTTAAAACAGCAGCTTCTGGCTGGACAGAGGCCATATCTATTAATGGCCCTGGTTGGGCCACTCCAAGATCTTCTTTGGATGGAGGTGAGAAGAAAACAGGATGTTACattatagaaaaatatcatGAACCTTCACTTGGTTGTAATGGTCATGCTTCTGCTGTCAAACAAGAACATGAATTTCAATTACATTCTGCTCCTAACAATAAAGTATCTTCAACAGCTTATATTGCAACTTCTTCACTGGAAAAGAAACAAGGACAGTGCATTTGCCAGGGGAGAAATCTAGTGGATGCAGTTGCTGCTGCAGAAGCAAGAAAGAGGAGAAAGGAACTAACAAAGCAGAAAAGCATCCATAACCGCCAGTCCCGGATGCActgttga
- the LOC114407189 gene encoding uncharacterized protein LOC114407189, which yields MAEKISWCCVLFMALILVLSCCESSTNEFRVQMLMQRNINNNNNKKACDEIYVVREGETLQTISEKCGDPYIVEENPHIQDPDDVFPGLVIKINPFTNR from the coding sequence ATGGCAGAGAAGATATCTTGGTGCTGTGTTCTGTTTATGGCACTAATTTTAGTGTTGAGCTGCTGCGAGTCAAGCACAAACGAGTTCAGGGTTCAGATGCTGATGCAGAGgaatatcaacaacaacaacaacaagaaggCGTGTGATGAGATATACGTGGTTCGTGAGGGAGAGACTCTGCAAACAATTAGTGAAAAGTGTGGGGATCCATATATTGTAGAAGAGAATCCACATATTCAGGACCCTGATGATGTTTTCCCTGGCCTCGTTATCAAGATTAATCCTTTCACGAACAGATAG